In Nostoc sp. UHCC 0926, a single genomic region encodes these proteins:
- a CDS encoding response regulator transcription factor, whose amino-acid sequence MTKILLVEDDELFRLGLRMRLQQETSLEIVAEAEDGEQAVELANSYPLDLVLLDIGLPGIGGIEACRQIKQKHPNLPILVLTSRSEKPLISRLIAAGAQGYCLKGIPAESLILAVRSVAAGASWWDQTATTEIRAAFEGNFTAILPAKTEESLENPLTKREQEILALVAAGKSNQEIAEILYIAPGTVRVHVHAILQKLEVRDRTQAAVLAIQKGLVAAEFLIN is encoded by the coding sequence ATGACAAAAATCCTACTCGTTGAAGATGATGAATTGTTTCGGCTTGGTCTGCGGATGAGGTTGCAACAAGAAACTAGTTTGGAGATTGTCGCAGAAGCAGAAGATGGGGAACAAGCTGTAGAATTAGCAAATAGCTATCCCCTGGATTTGGTCTTACTGGATATAGGTTTACCGGGCATTGGCGGCATTGAAGCTTGTCGCCAAATCAAGCAGAAGCACCCAAATTTACCAATTCTTGTTTTAACATCTCGTTCTGAAAAACCCCTGATTTCGCGGTTAATTGCTGCCGGGGCGCAAGGTTACTGTCTCAAAGGTATTCCTGCTGAATCTCTGATATTGGCGGTGCGATCGGTTGCAGCGGGCGCTTCTTGGTGGGATCAAACGGCAACAACAGAAATTAGAGCAGCTTTTGAGGGAAACTTTACGGCGATACTGCCTGCAAAAACTGAGGAATCCTTAGAAAATCCCTTAACGAAGCGGGAGCAAGAAATTTTGGCACTGGTGGCAGCCGGTAAAAGCAATCAAGAAATTGCCGAGATTCTCTACATTGCCCCTGGTACAGTGCGGGTGCATGTCCATGCTATTTTGCAGAAATTAGAAGTACGCGATCGCACTCAAGCCGCAGTTTTAGCTATCCAGAAAGGATTGGTAGCAGCAGAATTTTTGATTAATTAG
- a CDS encoding sensor histidine kinase: MTMLRRLLTMKEAKNKRRETYGLIAIAFAIVIGLEYLTPPEYVFGYLYTGTILLADSRLNRAAVLGITLAATGLTLLNLFVPGGEIINPPTLANRLIAVLALVVTGWLSDRNHRNEEAIAYTQAQLRSQEQLATMREDFISTLTHDLKTPLLGAIETLKYFQNEQFGEVTPMQAKVLQTMARSHQSTLQLVQTLLDVYRNDAEGLKLQISPVNLVTVAEEIIANLTELARTRQVYISLHYGESDFRSFLWVNGDPLQLGRVFTNLLSNGINHTSRGGKVEVVFEGYSSDQVVKILDTGSGITEEELPHLFERFYQGHSDRHVFGSGLGLYLTRQIIAAHGGTIWAENRSPRGALFGFRLPACPPPGR; this comes from the coding sequence ATGACAATGTTAAGGCGATTATTGACTATGAAAGAAGCTAAAAATAAGCGGAGGGAGACATATGGGCTAATAGCGATCGCCTTTGCTATAGTAATAGGCTTAGAATATTTGACACCACCTGAGTACGTATTTGGCTACCTCTACACAGGGACAATTTTGTTAGCAGACTCTCGATTGAATCGGGCAGCAGTATTGGGGATCACTCTTGCAGCGACAGGATTAACATTGTTGAATTTGTTTGTCCCAGGAGGAGAAATAATTAATCCCCCAACGTTGGCAAATAGGTTGATTGCAGTATTGGCATTGGTGGTAACGGGTTGGTTAAGCGATCGCAACCACCGCAATGAAGAAGCGATCGCTTATACGCAAGCACAATTACGCTCTCAAGAACAATTAGCTACCATGCGTGAAGATTTTATTTCTACCCTAACGCATGATTTGAAAACACCCCTATTAGGAGCAATTGAAACGCTGAAATATTTTCAAAATGAGCAATTTGGTGAAGTTACACCAATGCAAGCAAAAGTCCTACAAACAATGGCTCGTAGTCATCAGAGTACACTGCAATTAGTCCAAACGCTTTTAGATGTGTATCGCAATGATGCCGAAGGGCTGAAACTACAAATATCACCTGTTAACTTGGTGACAGTGGCGGAGGAGATCATCGCTAACTTGACTGAACTAGCGAGAACACGTCAGGTTTATATTTCTCTGCACTATGGGGAATCAGATTTTCGCAGCTTTCTTTGGGTAAATGGCGATCCTTTGCAACTAGGGCGAGTCTTTACAAATCTCCTGAGTAATGGCATTAACCATACCTCTCGTGGCGGTAAAGTAGAAGTAGTATTTGAAGGTTATTCTAGCGATCAAGTGGTAAAAATACTCGATACTGGTTCCGGCATTACCGAAGAAGAGTTACCCCACTTATTTGAGAGATTTTATCAAGGACATAGCGATCGCCACGTCTTTGGATCTGGATTAGGGCTTTATTTGACCAGGCAAATTATAGCTGCTCATGGGGGTACAATTTGGGCAGAGAATCGCTCACCACGAGGCGCACTGTTTGGTTTCCGACTCCCAGCTTGTCCACCACCAGGGAGATGA
- the kdpA gene encoding potassium-transporting ATPase subunit KdpA, translating into MGQGFLQIGLTLCIVIAITPLFGRYIARVFLGERTLLDFLMNPIERSMFVLAGVRRKDDMTGWQYIRAVLCSNLIMGISVYLLIYFQRLLPWNPNGFGAPNWDILLHTTISFVTNTDQQHYAGETTLSYFSQVAALGFLMFTSAATGLSVGIAFIRGLTGRRLGNFYVDLVRGITRILLPISIIGAIALLVAGVPQTLAKTLDVRTLEGGTQYLARGPVASFEMIKLLGENGGGFFGVNSAHPFENPNGASNLIEMLAMISIPAALIYTYGIFANNIKQAWLLFWMVFVIFVVLVGVTAVGELQGNPLVNNAFGLEQPNLEGKEVRFGWAQTAFWAVMTTATMSGAVNGMHDSLMPQGIFSILFNLFIQVIWGGQGTGTAYLFIYLILTVFLTGLMAGRTPEFLGRKIEKPEIVLASVVLLIHPIVVLIPSAIALAYPISLSGISNTGYHGISQVVYEYASAAANNGSGLEGLRDNTLWWNLSTLVSLIGGRYIPMIGILLLADGMSRKQQVQETPATLRTDSLVFTGITAGVTLVLGVLTFFPVLALGPIAEGLKLASGS; encoded by the coding sequence ATGGGACAAGGTTTTTTGCAAATTGGCTTAACGCTGTGTATCGTCATCGCAATCACTCCGCTATTCGGTAGATACATAGCGCGTGTCTTTTTGGGAGAAAGAACACTGCTTGATTTTTTAATGAACCCGATAGAGCGAAGTATGTTCGTACTAGCGGGTGTCCGCAGGAAAGATGACATGACGGGTTGGCAGTATATCCGGGCTGTACTGTGCAGCAACTTGATTATGGGTATTTCAGTGTATTTGCTGATATATTTTCAGAGACTCTTGCCGTGGAATCCTAATGGCTTCGGTGCGCCCAATTGGGATATATTATTGCACACAACCATTTCCTTTGTGACGAATACCGACCAGCAACACTATGCTGGTGAGACAACCTTAAGTTATTTTAGCCAGGTAGCGGCTTTAGGCTTTTTGATGTTCACCTCCGCAGCCACCGGTTTATCTGTGGGAATTGCCTTTATTCGCGGGTTGACGGGTAGAAGACTGGGGAACTTTTACGTCGATCTCGTCCGTGGAATTACGCGAATATTGCTGCCGATTTCGATTATTGGAGCGATCGCCTTGCTTGTAGCAGGTGTACCACAAACATTAGCTAAAACTCTGGATGTGAGAACCTTAGAAGGCGGGACGCAATATCTTGCCAGAGGACCGGTGGCATCCTTTGAAATGATCAAACTTTTGGGCGAGAATGGCGGTGGCTTTTTTGGCGTAAACTCAGCCCATCCCTTTGAAAATCCCAATGGCGCTTCTAACTTAATAGAAATGCTGGCGATGATTTCTATACCAGCAGCCTTGATTTACACCTATGGTATATTTGCCAACAACATCAAACAAGCTTGGCTACTTTTTTGGATGGTGTTTGTGATTTTTGTAGTTCTGGTGGGAGTGACAGCCGTCGGAGAACTACAAGGTAATCCCCTTGTTAATAATGCCTTTGGATTAGAACAGCCCAATTTAGAGGGGAAAGAAGTTCGGTTTGGCTGGGCACAAACGGCATTCTGGGCAGTTATGACTACAGCTACTATGTCTGGTGCTGTGAACGGGATGCACGATTCTTTAATGCCGCAAGGAATATTTTCGATTCTCTTCAACTTGTTTATTCAGGTTATCTGGGGTGGTCAGGGAACTGGAACGGCTTACCTATTCATTTACTTAATTCTCACAGTGTTCCTAACTGGACTAATGGCAGGACGCACCCCAGAGTTTTTAGGACGCAAAATTGAAAAGCCAGAAATCGTCCTCGCTAGCGTGGTGCTGTTGATTCACCCAATTGTAGTTTTGATTCCCAGTGCGATCGCATTGGCTTATCCCATCTCCCTGTCTGGAATTAGCAATACTGGTTATCATGGCATTTCTCAAGTAGTTTATGAATACGCCTCAGCAGCAGCAAATAATGGCTCCGGCTTAGAGGGGTTGAGAGATAACACCCTGTGGTGGAATTTGAGTACTTTAGTTAGCTTAATAGGAGGACGCTATATTCCGATGATTGGCATCTTGCTGTTAGCTGACGGGATGTCTCGCAAACAACAAGTACAAGAAACCCCTGCTACCCTGAGAACTGATTCTCTGGTATTTACTGGGATCACTGCTGGAGTGACATTGGTTTTGGGAGTGTTGACTTTCTTTCCCGTTCTGGCTTTAGGCCCCATAGCTGAGGGTTTGAAACTAGCATCTGGCAGTTAG
- the kdpB gene encoding potassium-transporting ATPase subunit KdpB yields the protein MNQVATNFKARRPNSRAGDRRQARKKAKTSTKWLYLRAIKDAFVKLNPKYAIKNPVMFVVWVGTIITLLLTIDPNLFGPALQKNPQLFNGLLSGILFFTVWFANFAEAVAQGRGKAQADALRSTKSETIAKKLAPDGTLSEVPSTSLKQGDTIYVVAGDIIPADGEVIMGVASVDESAITGESAPVLKESGSDVTSSVTGGTRIISDELIIRITSDPGKGFIDRMIALVEGAERSKTPNEIALTVLLAVLSLVFLLVVVTLPALAYYVNSPVSVPILIALLVALIPTTIGGLLSTIGIAGMDRVAQFNVIATSGRVVEACGDVTTLVLDKTGTITLGNRLAEEFIPINGHSMSEIANVAWAASVFDNTPEGKSIVRLAEKLGARFDFDFSQAEGVDFSAKTRMSGTNLPGGHEARKGAVEAIKGFLRFHNERDSAELDATYERVSRLGGTPLAVSLDNEIYGVIYLKDIVKPGIRDRFEQLRRMGVRTIMLTGDNRITASVIAKEAGVDDFIAEATPEDKISVIKKEQAAGKLVAMTGDGTNDAPALAQANVGVAMNTGTQAAKEAANMVDLDSDPTKLIDIISIGKQLLITRGALTTFSIANDIAKYFAIIPMIFVAANLQSLNIMNLTSPKSAVLSALIYNALIIPALIPLALHGVRFRPLTANQLVQRNILIYGLGGVIAPFIGIKLIDIVITIVGLA from the coding sequence ATAAATCAAGTGGCAACTAACTTCAAAGCTAGACGCCCAAATTCCCGTGCTGGCGATCGCCGCCAAGCACGTAAAAAGGCGAAGACAAGTACTAAGTGGCTGTACTTAAGGGCAATTAAAGATGCTTTTGTCAAGCTCAACCCTAAGTATGCAATCAAAAACCCAGTAATGTTTGTGGTTTGGGTGGGGACAATCATTACCCTATTGCTAACAATTGATCCCAACCTATTTGGCCCAGCCCTCCAAAAGAACCCGCAACTTTTCAACGGCTTGTTGTCGGGGATTTTATTCTTTACAGTTTGGTTTGCCAATTTTGCCGAAGCTGTGGCCCAAGGACGGGGTAAAGCCCAAGCCGATGCTTTGCGATCGACGAAATCAGAGACGATCGCTAAAAAACTTGCTCCCGATGGCACACTTAGTGAAGTTCCATCCACCAGCCTGAAACAGGGCGATACCATCTATGTCGTTGCTGGCGATATCATTCCCGCCGATGGCGAAGTAATCATGGGTGTCGCCTCTGTGGATGAATCGGCAATTACTGGGGAATCGGCACCAGTATTGAAAGAATCAGGCTCCGACGTTACTAGTTCCGTTACTGGTGGGACGCGGATTATCTCAGATGAACTAATTATCCGCATCACATCTGACCCAGGCAAAGGCTTTATTGACCGGATGATTGCCTTGGTGGAAGGGGCAGAACGCAGCAAAACACCCAATGAAATTGCCCTGACAGTATTGCTGGCAGTTCTGAGCTTAGTATTTTTGTTAGTCGTGGTAACCTTGCCCGCACTTGCTTACTATGTCAACAGTCCAGTCAGCGTGCCAATTTTGATTGCTTTGTTAGTAGCATTAATTCCGACAACGATTGGCGGCTTACTAAGTACCATCGGCATTGCTGGTATGGATCGAGTTGCCCAATTTAACGTCATTGCCACTTCCGGACGAGTAGTCGAAGCCTGTGGAGATGTCACCACTTTAGTGCTGGATAAGACAGGTACAATTACCCTCGGCAACCGTTTGGCGGAAGAGTTTATCCCAATTAACGGTCATTCAATGTCGGAAATTGCTAATGTTGCATGGGCGGCTAGTGTCTTTGACAATACACCAGAAGGTAAATCGATTGTTCGATTGGCAGAAAAGTTAGGGGCACGGTTTGATTTTGACTTCAGTCAAGCAGAAGGAGTTGATTTTTCTGCCAAAACCCGCATGAGTGGCACCAACTTGCCTGGAGGGCATGAGGCCAGGAAGGGAGCAGTAGAAGCCATTAAAGGATTTCTCCGTTTCCACAACGAACGCGATAGCGCAGAACTGGATGCTACCTACGAACGAGTTTCTCGCCTGGGAGGTACACCCCTAGCAGTCAGCCTAGATAACGAAATCTATGGGGTTATTTATCTCAAAGATATAGTTAAACCTGGTATCCGCGATCGCTTTGAGCAACTGCGACGGATGGGAGTGCGTACCATCATGCTAACTGGAGACAACCGAATTACAGCTTCTGTGATTGCCAAAGAAGCTGGGGTAGATGACTTCATCGCCGAAGCCACACCAGAAGACAAAATCAGTGTCATTAAAAAGGAGCAAGCAGCAGGCAAACTGGTTGCCATGACGGGAGATGGCACTAACGATGCTCCAGCATTAGCCCAAGCTAACGTTGGCGTTGCGATGAATACAGGAACACAAGCTGCAAAAGAAGCCGCCAACATGGTCGATTTGGACTCCGATCCCACAAAACTGATTGATATCATTAGCATTGGCAAACAATTGCTGATTACTCGCGGGGCATTGACTACATTTTCTATCGCTAATGACATTGCTAAATACTTTGCGATTATCCCAATGATATTTGTCGCTGCTAACCTGCAAAGCCTGAATATTATGAATTTGACTAGCCCTAAGTCTGCTGTACTATCAGCGCTGATTTACAACGCTTTGATTATTCCAGCTTTGATTCCCTTGGCATTGCATGGTGTGCGGTTTAGACCCCTAACAGCTAATCAGCTAGTGCAACGTAATATCTTAATTTATGGCTTAGGTGGGGTGATTGCGCCGTTTATCGGCATTAAGTTGATAGATATAGTGATTACAATTGTGGGCTTGGCTTAA
- the kdpC gene encoding K(+)-transporting ATPase subunit C, with product MAIIRETIRAIFITLMLWLLTAIIYPLVILVVGQVFLPYQANGSIMRNLNNQPIGSALIGQVFTSERYFHPRPSTVRYSQGKKAKPTGISGASNLAASNPELLKRILEQANQLRDENLQPIADIIYTSASGLDPHISLKAARQQLTRVAGARGVKEDEILRLINKYSDGRFLWIFGEPGVNVLRLNYALDLQDINRQQNQ from the coding sequence ATGGCTATTATTCGAGAAACTATCAGAGCAATTTTCATCACTCTAATGCTTTGGTTGTTGACTGCAATCATCTATCCTTTGGTAATCCTTGTAGTGGGTCAAGTTTTTTTACCATATCAAGCCAATGGCAGCATCATGCGGAATCTAAATAATCAACCAATTGGTTCGGCTTTGATTGGTCAAGTCTTCACATCTGAGCGATATTTCCATCCCCGTCCCAGTACTGTTAGATATAGCCAAGGCAAAAAAGCCAAGCCAACTGGTATATCTGGAGCCAGCAATCTCGCTGCAAGCAATCCAGAGCTACTGAAGCGGATTCTAGAACAGGCAAATCAATTGCGAGACGAAAATCTTCAACCGATTGCTGATATAATTTATACGTCTGCATCTGGTTTAGATCCGCATATTTCATTAAAGGCAGCCCGGCAGCAATTGACGCGGGTTGCTGGTGCGCGGGGAGTAAAAGAAGATGAGATCCTCCGTTTAATTAATAAGTATAGTGATGGCAGATTTTTATGGATTTTTGGGGAACCGGGAGTCAATGTTCTGCGATTGAATTATGCTCTTGACTTGCAAGATATTAATCGTCAGCAAAATCAATAA
- a CDS encoding sensor histidine kinase KdpD has product MSDNSNTASAGTAPLNSASNSLYPARRRGKHKIFIGMAPGVGKTYRMLEEGHALKQEGIDVVVGLLETHGRKETAEKAEGLEIIARKQYPRGELTLTDMDTDGILKRSPQLILIDELAHTNVPDSPREKRYEDVEVVLAVGIDVYSTMNVQHLESLNDLVARITGVVVRERVPDRILDEADEVVLVDVTPETLQERLLEGKIYAPQKIQQSLNNFFQRRNLIALRELALREVADNVEENAIATIPNGQSCNIHERVLVCVSTYPNSVQLLRRGARIANYMNAPLYTLFVADSERFLTKEESLHIHTCEKLCKEFEGTFLRITNSNVANAIAQVAEKYRITQIVIGESQRTSFGGALLTRWQMLLKGSLTQKLVRLLKNIDLHIIASEKMVSPK; this is encoded by the coding sequence ATGTCAGATAATAGTAATACTGCTTCGGCTGGTACAGCACCTTTAAATTCTGCAAGTAACTCTCTTTATCCGGCAAGACGGCGGGGTAAGCATAAAATTTTTATTGGCATGGCTCCTGGGGTAGGCAAAACCTACCGGATGTTGGAAGAGGGACACGCACTCAAACAGGAAGGAATTGATGTCGTCGTTGGGCTTTTGGAAACCCACGGACGCAAGGAGACAGCTGAGAAGGCAGAGGGACTGGAAATTATAGCCCGCAAGCAATATCCTCGGGGTGAGTTGACACTAACGGACATGGATACAGATGGTATTTTAAAGCGATCGCCCCAATTAATCTTAATCGATGAACTTGCCCATACCAATGTCCCTGATTCTCCACGCGAAAAACGCTACGAAGATGTAGAAGTAGTTTTGGCAGTAGGTATTGATGTCTACTCCACAATGAATGTGCAACATTTAGAAAGTCTCAATGACTTAGTAGCCCGAATTACTGGGGTGGTAGTCCGTGAGCGTGTTCCTGACAGAATTTTAGATGAAGCAGATGAAGTTGTATTAGTAGATGTCACACCGGAAACCCTGCAAGAACGATTATTAGAAGGGAAGATTTACGCACCGCAAAAAATCCAACAATCCCTCAATAACTTTTTCCAACGTCGTAACCTGATTGCTTTGCGGGAGTTGGCTTTGCGGGAAGTAGCAGACAACGTGGAAGAAAATGCGATCGCTACTATCCCCAATGGGCAATCCTGTAATATTCATGAGCGGGTTTTGGTATGTGTATCCACCTATCCCAACTCAGTACAGCTGTTACGCCGGGGTGCAAGGATAGCTAACTATATGAACGCGCCGCTTTATACCTTATTTGTGGCCGATTCAGAGCGCTTTCTTACTAAAGAGGAAAGCTTACACATCCACACTTGTGAGAAACTTTGTAAAGAATTTGAAGGTACTTTTCTTCGTATTACCAACAGTAATGTAGCCAATGCGATCGCCCAAGTCGCCGAGAAATATCGGATCACCCAAATTGTAATTGGAGAGAGTCAGCGAACCTCCTTCGGAGGCGCTTTGCTAACGCGCTGGCAAATGCTCCTCAAAGGATCTTTGACGCAAAAATTGGTGCGCTTGCTCAAAAATATAGATTTGCATATCATTGCCAGCGAAAAAATGGTTTCACCCAAATAG
- a CDS encoding carotenoid oxygenase family protein, with amino-acid sequence MQSFKSQESPVTEKSYTRADWQGGYQSLTQEFDYWIDDIEGQIPRELEGTLFRNGPGLLDVNGQPLHHPFDGDGMISKITFTNGRAHFRNRFVHTTAYLAEQKAGKILYRGIFGTQKPGGWLANIFDFKLKNIANTNVIYWGDKLLALWEGGEAHRLDPYTLETLGNEYFNGVLSAGEAFAAHPRLENNCDQDGGAPCLVNFSIKPGLSTTITIFELNLAGKIVRQHAHSVPGFCFIHDFVITPNYCIFFQNPVTFNPIPFALGIRAVGECIKFQPNQPTQIIIIPRFPKEGQEKIKILETQSGFVFHHINAFEVGDEVLIDSICYQSFPEVEPESDFRQVDIEALSPGQLWRFYLNLKNGTVRRELIDGRCCEFPSIHPANVGRPYRYLYIGVAHAETGNAPLQALLKIDLESGERQFWSAAPRGFVGEPIFVPRPDSEKEDDGWVLALVYDATHHRSDVVILDASDFRKGVIARLHLKHHIPYGLHGSFTSEIFGEI; translated from the coding sequence ATGCAAAGTTTTAAAAGTCAAGAAAGTCCAGTTACAGAAAAATCCTACACTCGTGCAGACTGGCAAGGAGGATATCAATCTCTCACCCAAGAGTTTGATTATTGGATTGATGATATAGAAGGACAAATTCCCAGAGAGTTAGAAGGGACGCTGTTTAGAAATGGCCCTGGTTTGCTGGATGTGAATGGGCAACCTCTTCATCACCCATTTGATGGGGATGGGATGATTAGCAAAATTACCTTTACCAACGGTCGCGCTCATTTTCGTAACCGCTTTGTCCACACAACTGCCTATTTGGCAGAGCAAAAGGCAGGAAAAATTCTCTATCGCGGTATTTTTGGTACTCAAAAACCCGGCGGTTGGCTAGCTAATATCTTTGACTTCAAACTCAAAAATATCGCTAATACCAATGTTATTTATTGGGGTGATAAACTACTAGCGCTGTGGGAAGGGGGTGAAGCACATCGCCTCGATCCTTATACTCTTGAAACCTTGGGCAATGAATATTTTAATGGTGTTTTGTCAGCAGGTGAAGCTTTCGCTGCACATCCCCGCTTGGAAAATAATTGCGACCAAGATGGGGGCGCACCTTGCCTGGTAAATTTCTCGATTAAGCCGGGATTATCTACCACAATTACTATTTTCGAGCTAAACTTAGCGGGTAAAATTGTTAGACAGCACGCTCATAGTGTTCCAGGTTTTTGTTTCATCCACGATTTTGTCATTACTCCCAATTACTGCATCTTCTTTCAAAATCCTGTCACCTTCAATCCCATACCTTTCGCCTTGGGAATACGTGCGGTGGGAGAATGTATCAAATTTCAGCCAAATCAGCCAACTCAAATTATAATTATTCCCCGCTTCCCGAAAGAAGGGCAAGAAAAGATAAAAATTCTAGAAACTCAGTCGGGTTTCGTCTTCCACCACATTAATGCTTTTGAAGTAGGAGACGAAGTTTTGATTGACTCCATTTGCTACCAATCTTTCCCAGAAGTAGAACCCGAAAGCGATTTTCGACAAGTTGATATTGAGGCACTTTCACCTGGGCAACTTTGGCGATTTTATCTGAATCTAAAGAATGGGACAGTGCGGCGGGAATTGATTGATGGCCGTTGTTGTGAATTTCCCAGCATACATCCGGCGAATGTGGGACGTCCTTATCGATATCTATATATAGGTGTGGCTCATGCAGAGACTGGTAATGCTCCCTTACAAGCATTGCTGAAAATTGATTTAGAGTCTGGAGAAAGACAATTTTGGAGTGCTGCACCCCGTGGTTTTGTAGGTGAACCGATTTTTGTTCCACGTCCAGATTCTGAAAAGGAAGATGATGGTTGGGTATTAGCTTTAGTTTATGATGCTACTCATCACCGCTCGGATGTAGTGATTTTAGATGCCAGTGATTTCCGTAAAGGAGTAATTGCTCGGCTACATCTCAAGCATCATATCCCCTATGGTTTGCATGGAAGCTTTACTTCTGAGATTTTTGGGGAAATTTGA
- a CDS encoding folate/biopterin family MFS transporter encodes MVLQSSGLSKVKDSLTQKIFLGNEPNAELIAILTVYFVQGILGLSRLAVSFFLKDELLLSPVQVSALFGIVLLPWMIKPVFGFISDGLPIFGYRRRPYLILSGILGTASWVSLATIVHTTWAATLAIALSSLSVAMSDVIVDSLVVERARGESQAKAGSLQSVCWGASAIGGLITAYFSGLLLQYFTTRTVFGITALFPLIVSGVAWLIAESPVSKDSQDSNHTNSLPIKHQLKQLRQAISQKTIWLPTAFIFVWQATPSADSAFFYFSTNELHFEPEFLGRVHLVTSFASLAGVWIFQRFLKSIPFRVIFTWSTVLSSILGMTMLLLVTHTNRRLGIDDHWFSLGDSVVLSVMGQIAFMQVMVLAARLCPSGVEATLFALLMSVFNSAGTVSRAFGALITYWLGITATNFESLWLLVLITNLSTLLPLPFINWLPGAEEQTEPPKDGEQPFLPDLMSELVLREPESKIVE; translated from the coding sequence ATGGTGCTTCAATCATCTGGCTTGTCCAAAGTTAAAGACTCATTAACACAAAAAATCTTCTTGGGTAATGAACCCAATGCGGAGTTAATTGCAATTCTCACCGTTTACTTTGTCCAAGGAATTTTAGGGCTATCGCGTTTAGCCGTTAGCTTTTTCCTCAAAGATGAACTGCTGCTGAGTCCAGTCCAGGTGTCGGCGCTATTCGGAATTGTCTTGCTACCTTGGATGATCAAGCCAGTGTTTGGTTTTATCTCTGATGGCTTGCCTATATTTGGCTATCGTAGGCGTCCTTACTTGATTTTATCCGGGATACTGGGAACTGCTTCCTGGGTAAGTCTGGCCACAATAGTTCATACTACCTGGGCAGCTACGTTAGCGATCGCTCTTAGTTCTCTCTCTGTCGCCATGAGTGATGTCATAGTTGACTCACTGGTTGTTGAACGAGCCAGAGGCGAATCGCAAGCGAAAGCCGGTTCACTACAATCTGTGTGCTGGGGTGCTTCTGCGATCGGAGGTTTGATAACAGCATACTTTAGCGGTCTGCTGCTCCAATACTTTACTACCCGTACTGTCTTTGGAATTACCGCCTTGTTTCCTCTGATCGTTTCAGGGGTAGCTTGGTTAATTGCTGAGTCCCCCGTTAGCAAAGATTCTCAAGATAGTAATCACACCAACTCTTTACCAATCAAACATCAACTGAAGCAGCTACGCCAAGCCATTAGCCAAAAAACAATTTGGCTACCAACGGCGTTTATCTTCGTCTGGCAAGCTACGCCAAGTGCTGACTCAGCCTTTTTCTACTTTTCTACCAACGAATTACACTTTGAGCCAGAATTTTTGGGGCGGGTACACTTGGTGACAAGTTTCGCTTCTCTAGCAGGTGTTTGGATTTTTCAACGTTTTCTCAAAAGCATCCCTTTTCGCGTGATTTTTACTTGGAGTACCGTCCTTTCGTCAATTTTAGGGATGACGATGCTGTTGTTAGTGACTCACACAAACAGGCGGTTGGGTATAGATGACCACTGGTTTAGTTTGGGTGATAGTGTTGTTCTTTCTGTGATGGGTCAAATTGCCTTTATGCAAGTGATGGTTCTAGCAGCAAGGCTTTGTCCCTCTGGTGTGGAAGCGACATTATTTGCCTTGTTAATGTCGGTATTTAATTCTGCTGGAACGGTTTCTCGCGCATTTGGGGCATTAATCACCTATTGGCTGGGGATTACTGCAACGAACTTTGAGTCACTTTGGCTGTTGGTGTTAATTACTAACCTCAGCACGCTATTGCCCTTACCATTTATCAACTGGCTACCTGGTGCTGAAGAGCAAACTGAGCCACCGAAAGATGGGGAACAACCGTTTTTGCCTGATTTGATGTCTGAGTTGGTACTGAGAGAACCAGAGTCGAAAATAGTGGAATAG